Proteins from one Loktanella sp. M215 genomic window:
- a CDS encoding thiamine pyrophosphate-requiring protein, whose protein sequence is MTDQPKTMTAGAALLSRMATLGVDYIFANSGTDFPPVIEGLSEAEAGGIPLPKTVTVPYESAAVAMAHGYTLATGRPQAVMVHTNVGLANAAMGAINAACDNIPMMMMSGRTPTLEHGRLGARTVPIGWGQEMLDQAGLIREACKWDYELRFPEQIFDVMDRAHGIATSTPKGPVYVSLPREVLSETIPAKGAARRPQMTGASIAADASQMEQVAALLANAVHPVIFAQHGAGSQDAFDALSRLTQQWGIPVCQYWAVQLSLPTTHPMAAGSDTRALLDRADVILCLDALAPWAPAQIEPKEDAVVIQIGPRPLAERSGVRNFRCDLGITTELAPAILALEQALETLWPDRAESAKARSTTLTKHHAAAQAKRFDAATATRDAAALTKSWISHALSESLADRNAVVFSELGCQLPSMRLTRHQSWFDGPHSGGLGWGFPAAMGFALAQPEKTVVATMGDGSYMFANPVACHQIAEALGLSLVILVMNNSEWGAVRQSVVDIYPDGHAARANVVPLTDLSPSPDFVKVAEASRAWARHVTDADGFEAALRDALAHVEAKRGLALIEVAIGKG, encoded by the coding sequence ATGACCGATCAGCCCAAGACGATGACGGCCGGCGCGGCCCTACTGTCACGTATGGCGACCCTGGGGGTGGACTATATCTTTGCCAATTCAGGCACCGATTTCCCTCCTGTCATCGAAGGACTGTCCGAGGCCGAGGCCGGTGGCATCCCGCTGCCAAAGACTGTCACGGTCCCGTATGAAAGCGCGGCCGTCGCGATGGCGCATGGCTATACGCTGGCAACGGGACGGCCGCAGGCGGTGATGGTGCATACCAATGTGGGCCTCGCCAATGCAGCGATGGGCGCGATCAACGCGGCCTGCGACAACATCCCGATGATGATGATGTCAGGCCGGACGCCGACACTGGAACATGGGCGGCTGGGCGCGCGGACGGTGCCGATCGGGTGGGGGCAGGAAATGCTGGATCAGGCGGGCCTGATCCGCGAGGCCTGCAAATGGGATTACGAATTGCGCTTCCCGGAACAGATTTTTGACGTGATGGACCGCGCCCACGGCATCGCCACCTCGACACCCAAAGGACCGGTCTACGTCAGCCTGCCGCGCGAGGTGCTCAGTGAGACGATCCCGGCAAAGGGGGCCGCTCGCCGTCCACAAATGACGGGCGCTTCGATTGCCGCGGATGCATCCCAGATGGAACAGGTCGCTGCATTGCTGGCCAATGCGGTTCATCCGGTTATCTTTGCCCAGCACGGGGCAGGAAGCCAGGACGCCTTCGACGCGCTGTCGCGTCTGACACAGCAGTGGGGCATCCCGGTGTGCCAGTATTGGGCCGTGCAGCTGTCGCTGCCGACCACACATCCGATGGCGGCCGGATCGGACACCCGCGCGTTGCTGGACCGCGCCGATGTGATCTTGTGCCTTGATGCCTTGGCGCCGTGGGCACCGGCGCAGATCGAACCGAAAGAGGATGCGGTGGTCATCCAGATCGGCCCGCGGCCCTTGGCCGAACGCTCCGGCGTGCGCAATTTCCGCTGCGATCTGGGGATCACGACGGAACTCGCTCCGGCCATTCTGGCGCTGGAACAGGCCCTCGAGACGTTGTGGCCTGACCGCGCGGAAAGCGCCAAGGCCCGCAGCACGACCTTGACCAAGCATCATGCGGCAGCGCAAGCCAAGCGGTTTGACGCCGCCACGGCGACGCGCGATGCGGCGGCGCTGACCAAATCCTGGATCAGTCATGCGTTGTCCGAATCCTTGGCGGACCGGAACGCGGTGGTTTTTTCCGAACTGGGCTGCCAACTGCCGTCCATGCGTCTGACCCGCCACCAAAGCTGGTTCGACGGGCCACACTCCGGCGGACTTGGCTGGGGCTTTCCGGCGGCGATGGGCTTTGCGCTCGCGCAGCCCGAAAAAACCGTGGTCGCCACGATGGGCGACGGGTCCTACATGTTCGCCAACCCCGTCGCCTGCCATCAAATCGCCGAAGCCCTGGGGCTGTCTCTGGTCATTCTGGTGATGAACAACTCCGAATGGGGGGCCGTGCGCCAGTCGGTGGTGGATATCTATCCCGATGGTCATGCCGCACGCGCAAACGTGGTGCCGCTGACCGACCTGTCCCCCAGTCCCGACTTCGTCAAAGTGGCCGAGGCCAGCCGCGCCTGGGCGCGCCACGTCACGGATGCGGACGGGTTCGAGGCGGCGCTGCGCGACGCATTGGCGCATGTCGAAGCCAAGCGTGGGTTGGCGTTGATCGAGGTTGCTATCGGAAAAGGGTAG
- a CDS encoding ABC transporter substrate-binding protein, whose translation MTRLNRRQFTGLLATTGLLLSARAALAQDTDTIRIGFCSPRTGPLAGFGKTDGYVLEQARAALTGGIEVAGKTYAVEILDRDTQSDPARAAQLAKDLINDGIDLMLAVSTPEVINPVSDACEAAGVPCLSTVMPWEAWYFGRGAKPGEPSPFKWTYHFGFGVGEFAQTYLSMWPQIETNKKIGVMYPNDADGNAVRAALAPQLEDGGYTIVDPGAYETGTTDFSSQIALFKSEGVEIINTFPIPPDFAAFWRQAAQQGLSRQIKIVQTAKTGLFPAEIEALGSLGEKIASAAYWHRDFPYSSSVTGQSSRALADGWEAETGEQWTQQLGASLSLIDAGIAALKAASDPKSKEAVRDALAVLNVETIGGQVDFTAGPVPNVAYGPILGAQWVKAAEGPFALDYVLVDNAPDPNVPVAAKLLPYNG comes from the coding sequence ATGACACGTCTTAATCGTCGCCAGTTCACCGGCCTGCTGGCCACCACGGGCCTGCTGCTGTCCGCGCGCGCCGCGTTGGCGCAGGACACTGACACCATCCGCATCGGGTTCTGCAGCCCCCGGACCGGCCCGTTGGCAGGCTTTGGCAAGACCGACGGCTATGTCCTTGAACAGGCACGCGCCGCACTGACCGGCGGGATCGAGGTTGCAGGCAAGACCTATGCCGTTGAAATCCTGGACCGCGACACCCAGTCCGATCCCGCGCGCGCAGCACAGCTGGCCAAGGACCTGATCAACGACGGCATCGACCTGATGCTGGCCGTGTCCACGCCAGAGGTCATCAACCCCGTATCGGACGCCTGCGAGGCGGCAGGCGTGCCGTGCCTGTCCACCGTCATGCCGTGGGAGGCGTGGTATTTCGGACGCGGGGCCAAGCCGGGCGAACCCAGCCCGTTCAAATGGACCTATCATTTCGGGTTCGGCGTCGGTGAATTCGCGCAGACCTATCTGTCGATGTGGCCGCAGATCGAAACCAACAAGAAGATCGGCGTGATGTATCCCAACGACGCCGACGGCAACGCCGTGCGCGCGGCCTTGGCCCCGCAACTGGAGGACGGCGGCTACACAATCGTCGATCCGGGTGCCTACGAGACCGGAACGACCGATTTTTCCAGCCAGATCGCCTTGTTCAAGTCCGAAGGTGTGGAAATCATCAACACCTTCCCGATCCCGCCCGACTTTGCCGCCTTCTGGCGTCAGGCGGCCCAGCAGGGTCTGTCGCGGCAGATCAAGATCGTGCAAACCGCCAAGACCGGCCTGTTCCCCGCCGAGATCGAGGCGCTGGGGTCGCTGGGTGAAAAGATCGCCTCTGCTGCCTATTGGCACCGCGATTTCCCCTACAGCTCTTCCGTGACGGGCCAATCCAGCCGCGCGCTTGCGGACGGATGGGAGGCCGAGACCGGCGAGCAATGGACCCAGCAGCTGGGCGCAAGCCTGTCGCTGATCGACGCCGGTATCGCGGCGCTGAAGGCCGCCAGCGATCCGAAATCCAAGGAGGCCGTGCGCGACGCGCTGGCGGTGCTGAACGTGGAGACCATCGGTGGTCAGGTCGATTTCACCGCCGGCCCCGTGCCGAACGTGGCCTACGGCCCGATCCTGGGTGCGCAATGGGTTAAGGCGGCAGAGGGTCCGTTTGCGCTGGATTACGTGCTGGTCGACAATGCGCCCGATCCGAACGTGCCGGTCGCGGCCAAGCTGCTGCCCTACAACGGATGA
- a CDS encoding coniferyl-alcohol dehydrogenase, with amino-acid sequence MMLFGKTIVVTGVASGIGRRTAELAGQLGAEVIGIDRTRPDQTFGQFLEGDIGTADGVAAIVDALPDRLDGLCNVAGVSGNTGAANTLAINFFGLRSLATRLAPKLRDGGSVVNVASIAGYGWRDNAARAAAIARTDGFPDAAQIVKDHAIPNEAGYPVSKEILLVWTMLAAHQDLFKSRGIRVNAVSPGPVDTPILTQFREVLGDARVNSDVDRVGRAGTAADIAPAILFLCSDAARWINGTNLATDGGLEAAITADAHSF; translated from the coding sequence ATGATGTTATTCGGAAAGACCATCGTGGTCACAGGCGTGGCCAGCGGCATCGGCCGCCGCACGGCGGAACTGGCAGGCCAGTTGGGGGCCGAGGTGATCGGCATTGATCGCACCCGGCCGGATCAGACCTTTGGCCAGTTTCTGGAAGGCGACATCGGGACCGCCGACGGCGTCGCGGCCATCGTGGACGCCCTGCCCGACCGGCTGGACGGCTTGTGCAACGTGGCGGGCGTGTCCGGCAACACGGGGGCCGCGAACACGTTGGCGATCAACTTCTTCGGCCTGCGCAGCCTGGCGACCAGGCTGGCCCCGAAACTGCGCGACGGTGGGTCCGTCGTGAATGTGGCGTCCATTGCAGGCTACGGCTGGCGCGACAATGCGGCCCGCGCCGCCGCCATCGCCCGCACGGACGGTTTCCCCGACGCCGCGCAGATCGTGAAGGATCACGCCATCCCGAACGAGGCCGGCTATCCGGTGTCCAAGGAAATCCTGCTGGTCTGGACCATGCTCGCCGCCCATCAGGACCTGTTCAAATCGCGGGGCATCCGGGTCAATGCCGTATCTCCCGGCCCCGTCGATACCCCGATCCTGACCCAGTTCCGCGAGGTTCTGGGCGATGCGCGCGTGAATTCCGACGTGGACCGCGTGGGGCGCGCTGGCACTGCCGCCGATATCGCACCCGCGATCCTGTTCCTGTGTTCCGATGCGGCGCGCTGGATCAACGGCACCAATCTGGCAACCGATGGCGGGCTAGAAGCCGCCATCACCGCCGATGCACATTCATTCTGA
- a CDS encoding ABC transporter ATP-binding protein: protein MADRTDLTASGIHKSFGALAVLNGIDFALHSDEAVGIIGPNGAGKSTLLAVLSGATPPTQGRVMLNGTDVSALPARDRAARGLVRTHQIPKPFSGITVFENVLVAATHAGAARHTDAYDLALDALQVCGMMDVANRPAESVGLLDRKRLELARALATRPRLLLLDEIGGGLTDAEASELVDTIRSLRARRIGIVWIEHIVRILVQVAERLVCMDAGKIIAQGTPNVVMADPDVVSAYLGGVPA from the coding sequence GTGGCAGACCGGACAGACCTGACCGCCAGCGGCATCCACAAGTCCTTTGGGGCGCTGGCGGTGCTGAACGGCATCGACTTTGCCCTGCATTCGGACGAGGCGGTGGGCATCATCGGTCCCAATGGCGCTGGCAAGTCCACGCTGCTGGCGGTGCTGTCGGGCGCCACACCACCGACGCAAGGCCGGGTGATGCTGAACGGCACGGACGTCAGCGCCTTGCCTGCCCGCGATCGCGCGGCACGGGGTTTGGTGCGCACGCACCAGATCCCCAAGCCGTTTTCCGGCATTACGGTCTTTGAAAACGTGCTTGTCGCGGCGACCCATGCGGGCGCCGCGCGGCACACGGACGCCTATGATCTGGCGCTGGATGCCTTGCAGGTCTGCGGCATGATGGATGTCGCCAACCGCCCGGCGGAAAGCGTGGGCCTGCTGGATCGCAAGCGGCTGGAACTGGCCCGCGCGCTGGCAACCCGGCCGCGCCTGCTGCTGCTGGACGAAATCGGCGGCGGCCTGACCGACGCCGAGGCGTCAGAGCTGGTGGACACGATCCGTAGCCTGCGCGCGCGGCGGATCGGCATTGTCTGGATCGAACATATCGTGCGCATTCTGGTGCAGGTGGCCGAACGGCTGGTCTGCATGGATGCCGGCAAGATCATCGCACAGGGCACGCCCAATGTCGTCATGGCCGACCCGGACGTCGTCAGCGCCTATCTGGGCGGGGTGCCCGCATGA
- a CDS encoding ABC transporter ATP-binding protein, translating to MTILSVTDLDVRYGQFRAVRGVSLDVAKGEVVALIGANGAGKTTLLRALAGANRIHAGSVHLNGTDITRSPSHARVVAGLALVPEGRKLFLDMTVTENLMLGRTAGRPGDWTVDRVFDTFPNLVKRRHAATGTMSGGEQQATAIGRALLSNPDVLILDEVSLGLSPLVVDQVYASLDSLLKTGTTIILVEQDLSRAMAVADRVICMLEGRVQLDSAMAATSRTAITQAYFGIMPQGEPA from the coding sequence ATGACCATCCTGTCCGTCACCGACCTTGACGTGCGGTACGGCCAGTTCCGCGCCGTGCGCGGTGTCAGCCTTGATGTGGCAAAGGGCGAAGTCGTGGCCCTGATCGGCGCCAATGGTGCCGGTAAGACGACCCTGCTGCGCGCACTGGCCGGGGCCAACCGCATTCACGCAGGTTCCGTGCATCTGAATGGCACCGACATCACCCGCAGCCCCAGCCACGCCCGCGTCGTTGCGGGCCTCGCGCTCGTGCCCGAAGGGCGCAAGCTGTTTCTGGACATGACCGTCACGGAAAACCTGATGCTGGGCCGCACCGCCGGTCGCCCCGGCGACTGGACAGTGGACCGGGTGTTCGACACGTTCCCGAACCTTGTGAAACGCCGCCACGCGGCCACCGGCACGATGTCAGGGGGCGAACAGCAGGCCACCGCCATCGGGCGCGCGCTGTTGTCCAACCCCGACGTGCTCATCCTGGACGAGGTCAGTCTGGGCCTGTCGCCGCTGGTCGTCGATCAGGTCTATGCCTCGCTTGACAGCCTGTTGAAAACCGGCACGACGATCATCCTTGTCGAACAGGACCTGTCGCGTGCCATGGCCGTGGCCGACCGCGTGATCTGCATGCTGGAAGGCCGCGTGCAACTGGACAGTGCCATGGCCGCCACCAGCCGCACAGCCATCACGCAGGCCTATTTCGGCATCATGCCGCAGGGGGAACCCGCATGA
- a CDS encoding branched-chain amino acid ABC transporter permease, whose translation MTIHRWTRASRLSFALAAVILVALALVPAIAPPGVIERLTVLFIYVILAAMWNALAGYGGLVSIGQQLFFGLGAYMTIRLADAGLNPFAAMALGAVIVAGISWVLSLFMLHLRAGEFAIGMWVLASIAHLCVNLDPLIQGETGTSLISLNAYDIGDRRMLIFWAALLGMTGLLVLLFAVLRTPTGLAMQAIRDDEEAADSIGVNPMRTKRLFFVLAGFGTAVAGALWLAQVSAFQPKTYFSVQWTAYMIFMVLVGGLGRFEGAILGALIFFTVETWFAGTGVWYLIGLGAAALLFSLFLPKGLWGWIADRTGVSLMPLGYRVQTDKSR comes from the coding sequence ATGACGATCCATCGCTGGACACGCGCATCGCGCCTGTCGTTTGCCCTGGCCGCCGTGATCCTGGTCGCGCTGGCGCTGGTCCCCGCCATCGCACCCCCCGGCGTGATCGAGCGTCTGACGGTCCTGTTCATCTACGTCATCCTGGCCGCGATGTGGAACGCGCTGGCGGGGTATGGCGGGCTGGTGTCCATCGGGCAGCAGCTGTTCTTTGGCCTTGGCGCCTACATGACGATCCGGCTGGCGGATGCGGGGCTGAACCCCTTTGCCGCGATGGCGCTGGGGGCGGTCATCGTGGCGGGCATATCGTGGGTGCTGTCGCTGTTCATGCTGCACCTGCGGGCGGGCGAATTTGCGATCGGGATGTGGGTGCTGGCGTCGATCGCGCATCTGTGCGTGAACCTCGATCCGCTGATCCAGGGGGAAACCGGAACCTCGCTGATCTCTCTGAATGCCTACGACATCGGGGACCGGCGAATGCTGATCTTCTGGGCCGCCTTGCTGGGCATGACCGGCCTGCTGGTGCTGCTGTTCGCGGTGCTGCGCACACCCACCGGCCTTGCAATGCAGGCGATCCGCGACGACGAGGAGGCGGCGGATTCCATCGGCGTCAACCCGATGCGGACCAAGCGGCTGTTCTTTGTCCTCGCGGGATTCGGCACCGCGGTCGCGGGTGCGCTGTGGCTGGCGCAGGTGTCTGCATTCCAGCCGAAAACCTATTTCAGTGTGCAGTGGACCGCCTACATGATCTTCATGGTGCTGGTCGGCGGCCTCGGCCGGTTCGAAGGGGCGATTCTGGGCGCGCTGATCTTCTTTACGGTCGAAACCTGGTTCGCCGGTACCGGCGTCTGGTATCTGATCGGCCTTGGTGCGGCGGCCCTGCTGTTTTCGCTGTTCCTGCCCAAGGGCCTGTGGGGCTGGATCGCGGATCGCACGGGCGTCAGCCTGATGCCGCTGGGCTACCGCGTGCAGACAGATAAATCACGATAA
- a CDS encoding branched-chain amino acid ABC transporter permease has protein sequence MINILIQAVLLGGYYALIACGLAFMFQVMRVINLAHGSLAVVSAYLVWTLSDAFGLSPFVALIPVVAIMGLAGWLLQRLVLERAVRGGELLPVLSTFGLAIVLDNLLFQHFGADTKSLAPFIGDLSWEAFALPGNIYVGKLPVYILIAAVVIIGGLDLLLKRTALGRQIRATAADPDTAGLVGVDARRAAGIAAALATMTVAVSGVALGLRGTFDAYAGAPQLLFAFEATIIGGARSLWGVLGGAIVLAIAQSLGAQIHPQGFLLGGHVAFLIVLFIRLARQGKLPLRLSGISRLIQKGRAQ, from the coding sequence ATGATCAACATCCTGATCCAGGCCGTCCTGCTGGGCGGCTATTACGCGCTGATCGCCTGCGGGCTGGCGTTCATGTTCCAGGTCATGCGCGTCATCAATCTGGCGCATGGGTCGCTGGCGGTCGTCAGCGCCTATCTTGTCTGGACGCTGTCCGATGCCTTCGGCCTGTCGCCCTTCGTCGCCCTGATCCCGGTCGTCGCGATCATGGGTCTTGCGGGCTGGCTGTTGCAGCGCCTCGTGCTGGAACGCGCCGTCCGCGGAGGAGAGTTACTGCCCGTCCTGTCCACCTTTGGCCTGGCCATCGTGCTGGACAACCTGCTGTTCCAGCACTTCGGCGCCGACACCAAATCCCTTGCCCCCTTCATCGGTGATCTGAGCTGGGAGGCCTTTGCGTTGCCCGGCAACATCTATGTCGGCAAGCTGCCGGTCTATATCCTGATTGCCGCCGTGGTCATCATCGGTGGGCTGGATCTGCTGCTGAAGCGGACGGCGCTGGGTCGCCAGATCCGCGCCACCGCCGCAGACCCCGACACCGCCGGTCTGGTCGGCGTCGATGCGCGCCGCGCTGCCGGGATCGCGGCAGCCCTAGCCACCATGACCGTCGCCGTATCCGGCGTGGCCTTGGGCCTGCGCGGCACCTTCGATGCCTATGCCGGTGCCCCGCAACTGCTGTTCGCGTTCGAGGCGACGATCATTGGCGGCGCGCGGTCGCTGTGGGGCGTATTGGGCGGGGCCATCGTGCTGGCCATCGCGCAATCGCTGGGCGCGCAGATCCATCCGCAGGGGTTTCTGCTGGGCGGGCATGTCGCGTTCCTGATCGTGCTGTTCATCCGGCTGGCCCGGCAAGGCAAGCTGCCGCTGCGCCTGTCTGGCATCTCGCGACTGATCCAGAAAGGGCGTGCGCAATGA
- a CDS encoding ketopantoate reductase family protein, with protein MKIAVLGAGAMGSVYGARLARAGADVTLLDVNADHVAAVSRDGLRVAFDEGEDVVQIRAMSPDEFVGPADLILLFTKVFHTDAALAAIADRIGNAWVLSLQNGVGNAERIAAYVSPDRILVGMTMTPAEFIGPGHVASHGAATTDFYTASGHVDPILDRLANLLQAGRVTARINPDIHAAIWEKAAFNCALNPICALTNGTPGSVGASKDGRALADAVVAEAIAVAKSCGVTASRAHVDDLLAHAYAYHLMHEPSMLQDIKAQRRTEIDALNGAVVALGAQNGIPVPTNRMIAQFIRLAESNACFRATHAT; from the coding sequence ATGAAAATCGCGGTGCTTGGCGCGGGCGCCATGGGGTCGGTCTACGGCGCGCGTTTGGCGCGTGCTGGCGCGGACGTGACGCTGCTTGATGTGAATGCGGACCATGTGGCGGCGGTGTCGCGCGATGGTCTACGCGTCGCGTTCGATGAGGGTGAGGATGTTGTGCAGATCCGCGCAATGTCACCGGATGAATTTGTGGGTCCGGCCGATTTGATCCTGCTGTTCACCAAGGTATTTCATACGGATGCCGCCCTCGCTGCCATTGCGGACCGCATCGGAAATGCTTGGGTGCTTAGCCTGCAGAACGGGGTTGGTAACGCGGAACGGATCGCGGCTTACGTGTCCCCTGATCGGATCCTCGTCGGCATGACGATGACCCCGGCAGAATTTATCGGGCCGGGCCATGTCGCGTCTCACGGTGCGGCGACCACCGATTTCTATACCGCCAGCGGGCACGTTGATCCGATTCTGGATCGTCTTGCAAACCTGCTGCAGGCTGGTCGCGTGACGGCGCGCATTAACCCGGATATCCACGCCGCGATCTGGGAAAAGGCGGCGTTCAATTGCGCATTGAACCCGATTTGTGCGCTGACGAACGGCACCCCCGGCAGTGTCGGTGCGTCTAAGGATGGCCGCGCTCTGGCGGATGCCGTCGTGGCAGAGGCAATTGCCGTGGCAAAGTCGTGCGGTGTCACGGCATCGCGGGCACATGTCGATGACCTGCTGGCTCATGCCTATGCGTATCATCTGATGCACGAACCCTCTATGTTGCAAGACATCAAAGCCCAAAGACGCACAGAAATTGACGCCTTGAACGGTGCGGTCGTCGCACTTGGGGCGCAGAACGGCATCCCTGTGCCTACCAATCGGATGATTGCGCAGTTCATCAGGCTGGCCGAATCGAACGCGTGTTTTCGCGCGACCCATGCGACATAA
- a CDS encoding aldehyde dehydrogenase translates to MTVQFLINNQDADAADGATFDRIDPVTGDVASTAAAASVADVQTVAEAAHAAFPAWAAMGPSQRRKLLNAAADIMDSKSDAFIATMIAETGSTGPWAGFNVMLAAGVIREAAAMTTQIGGEVIPANKPGTLAMGVPRPKGVCLGIAPWNAPVILGTRAIAMPLACGNTVILKGSEACPKTHRMIVDCFVEAGLPEGVVNYVSNAPKDAPAVVKALIEAPQVRHVNFTGSSAVGRIIGRLAGENLKPSLLELGGKAPLVVLSDADIDGAVNAAIFGAFMNQGQICMSTERIIVDEAIADAFVEKMAARASALPYGNPRDKVVLGALVSKEAGEKMEALIADATSKGAKVVAGGQRDGAMHSATLLDGVTSDMRIYGEESFGPVKSIIRVNGDDEAVRVANDTEYGLSAAVFSQDIKRALSAANRIESGICHINGPTVADEPQMPFGGIGDSGYGRFGGKAAIAEFTDLRWITIEDPNQHYPF, encoded by the coding sequence ATGACCGTACAATTCCTGATCAACAACCAGGACGCGGATGCCGCCGACGGGGCGACCTTTGACCGCATCGACCCGGTGACAGGCGATGTCGCATCGACGGCCGCCGCCGCCAGCGTGGCCGACGTGCAGACCGTGGCCGAAGCCGCCCACGCCGCATTCCCCGCATGGGCCGCGATGGGACCAAGCCAGCGGCGCAAGCTGCTGAACGCCGCCGCCGACATCATGGACAGCAAGTCTGACGCCTTCATCGCCACGATGATCGCTGAAACCGGATCAACCGGACCCTGGGCCGGCTTCAATGTGATGCTGGCCGCCGGTGTCATCCGCGAGGCTGCCGCCATGACCACTCAGATCGGCGGCGAAGTCATTCCCGCCAACAAGCCCGGCACGCTCGCCATGGGCGTGCCCCGGCCCAAAGGCGTCTGCCTTGGCATCGCGCCCTGGAACGCGCCGGTGATCCTTGGCACCCGCGCCATCGCCATGCCGCTGGCCTGCGGCAACACCGTGATTCTGAAAGGGTCCGAAGCCTGCCCCAAGACCCACCGCATGATCGTCGACTGCTTCGTCGAGGCCGGGTTGCCCGAAGGCGTCGTCAACTACGTGTCCAACGCGCCCAAGGATGCGCCCGCCGTGGTGAAGGCGCTGATCGAGGCGCCGCAGGTTCGTCATGTGAACTTTACCGGGTCGTCCGCCGTGGGCCGGATCATCGGGCGTCTGGCCGGTGAAAACCTGAAGCCGTCGCTGCTGGAACTGGGTGGCAAGGCCCCGCTGGTCGTGCTGTCGGATGCCGACATCGACGGGGCCGTGAACGCCGCGATCTTTGGCGCCTTCATGAACCAGGGCCAGATCTGCATGTCGACGGAACGCATCATCGTGGACGAGGCCATCGCCGACGCCTTCGTCGAAAAGATGGCGGCCCGCGCCTCCGCCCTGCCCTACGGCAACCCCCGCGACAAGGTCGTGCTGGGTGCGCTGGTCAGCAAGGAAGCCGGAGAAAAGATGGAGGCGCTGATCGCCGATGCCACGTCCAAGGGCGCCAAGGTTGTCGCCGGCGGACAGCGCGACGGTGCGATGCATTCCGCGACCCTGCTGGACGGCGTGACCTCCGACATGCGCATCTATGGCGAGGAAAGCTTTGGCCCCGTCAAGTCGATCATCCGCGTGAACGGTGACGACGAGGCAGTCCGCGTCGCCAACGACACCGAATACGGCCTGTCGGCGGCGGTGTTTAGTCAGGACATCAAGCGGGCCCTGTCAGCGGCGAACCGCATCGAAAGCGGCATCTGCCACATCAACGGCCCCACTGTCGCGGATGAACCGCAGATGCCCTTCGGCGGTATCGGTGATTCAGGCTATGGCCGGTTCGGCGGTAAGGCAGCGATTGCTGAGTTCACCGATCTGCGCTGGATCACGATCGAGGATCCGAACCAGCACTATCCGTTCTGA